The Dioscorea cayenensis subsp. rotundata cultivar TDr96_F1 unplaced genomic scaffold, TDr96_F1_v2_PseudoChromosome.rev07_lg8_w22 25.fasta BLBR01000417.1, whole genome shotgun sequence genome window below encodes:
- the LOC120254311 gene encoding F-box protein At3g62230-like: MEDEMLQELIKNCDHVEDLSLIRLTATYIIRIADEKGVLKRLTIEHCHSEETGFVEIEARNLKYFNYRGKVKLFTIEAPKVDEVAFDFSSEEKFTGDEGCLLSEVISSFVTAKEITVCSYTSQVLPHGDDPLRLPALNQMLGHLILNKGDILIHSTIDLRMLLLFGTLQITTITCLNRHLKKVTVQGF, from the exons ATGGAGGATGAAATGTTGCAAGAGTTAATCAAGAATTGTGATCACGTGGAGGACCTTTCTTTGATCAGATTGACTGCAACATATATAATTCGGATCGCTGATGAAAAAGGAGTGCTCAAAAGATTAACTATAGAACACTGCCATTCTGAAGAAACCGGATTTGTTGAGATAGAGGCTAGGAACTTGAAGTACTTCAACTACCGTGGCAAAGTCAAGTTATTTACCATTGAAGCCCCTAAAGTGGATGAGGTGGCATTTGATTTCTCTTCAGAAGAAAAATTCACTGGTGATGAGGGGTGTCTCCTATCAGAAGTTATCAGCTCATTTGTCACAGCGAAAGAGATCACTGTATGCAGCTATACCAGTCAG GTGTTACCTCATGGAGATGATCCACTACGTCTGCCCGCTTTAAATCAAATGCTTGGGCATTTGATACTAAATAAAG GGGATATACTTATCCATTCAACAATAGACCTGCGAATGCTGCTGCTTTTTGGGACTCTACAAATAACAACCATAACATGC
- the LOC120254316 gene encoding alpha-terpineol synthase, chloroplastic-like → MASHNYLLSYSNHYAPMSMMIRIPFAAVNNGSLVTRRAATNCSFTTATTPSPEPPLRRSANYQPNQWDYNSITSLDSDYDQVKALTTILFAKMKEEVRSLIKQENEFVARLELIDDIEHLGLEHHFGEEIMDVLTSISAKSDHNLVVMKEDLHATALLFRLLRQHGLHVSQDVFSHFKDEKGSFRVSLLEKDVQGLLSLYEASFLGFNGEETLEEARDFTTKHLVNLIPCMHPHMKEKVQRSMELPLHWRMRRLEARWYIDQYKTSENMNPVLLQFAKLDFNLVQSTHHKELKKMIEWWKKLGLGERLSFARDRLVECFFCAVGIVFGPQHGFCREEITKVMALITTLDDVYDVYGSLDELQLFTKAVERWQCDGSEELPEYMKICYNSLYNTAEELANKIQKLEGWDCMPYIGKAWADLFKAFLREAEWHYSGYKPRLEEYLNNGWISVSGHVILVHVFLLSDRRGKTKEGLQHLMNYPNLIKSSSMIFRLGNDIATSAAELARGDTPTSMHCYMSEYNTTEDQARREIWNLISKSWKDLNEGLSDCSPLSLFFGKTAMNLARVMHCVYQHGDSHGAPDQDKENQIKSLFCEPMKLE, encoded by the exons ATGGCAAGCCATAATTACCTTCTTTCCTATTCTAACCATTATGCTCCAATGAGCATGATGATCAGAATACCATTCGCTGCTGTAAATAATGGCTCACTTGTTACTCGTAGAGCTGCCACCAATTGCTCGTTCACCACCGCCACTACCCCCTCGCCAGAGCCACCTTTAAGGCGGTCTGCTAATTACCAGCCGAACCAGTGGGATTACAACTCCATCACGTCACTAGACAGTGACTATGATCAA GTTAAGGCACTTACAACAATATTGTTTGCAAagatgaaggaggaggtgaGATCTTTAATCAAGCAAGAGAACGAGTTCGTAGCGCGGCTTGAGTTGATTGATGATATTGAACATCTTGGTTTGGAACATCACTTTGGAGAAGAGATAATGGATGTACTTACTTCCATATCTGCTAAGAGTGATCATAACTTAGTGGTCATGAAGGAAGACCTCCACGCCACGGCTCTGTTATTCAGATTGCTTAGGCAGCATGGTCTTCATGTCTCTCAAG ATGTATTCAGTCATTTCAAAGATGAGAAAGGGAGTTTCAGAGTGTCTCTTCTTGAGAAGGATGTGCAGGGATTGTTGAGTTTATATGAAGCTTCATTTCTTGGTTTTAATGGAGAGGAAACACTAGAAGAGGCAAGGGATTTCACTACTAAACATCTTGTTAATCTTATCCCATGCATGCATCCACACATGAAGGAGAAAGTGCAACGCTCAATGGAACTTCCATTACATTGGAGGATGCGGAGGTTGGAGGCGAGATGGTATATTGACCAATATAAGACATCAGAGAACATGAATCCAGTTTTGCTTCAATTTGCCAAGCTTGATTTCAACCTGGTGCAGAGCACACACCATAAGGAACTGAAGAAAATGATAGA GTGGTGGAAAAAATTGGGGCTTGGAGAGAGATTAAGCTTTGCAAGGGACAGGTTGGTGGAGTGTTTCTTTTGTGCGGTTGGAATTGTGTTTGGGCCACAACACGGGTTCTGTAGAGAAGAAATCACAAAAGTCATGGCTCTGATAACAACATTGGATGACGTTTATGACGTTTATGGATCATTGGATGAACTTCAGCTCTTCACTAAGGCAGTAGAAAGGTGGCAGTGTGATGGAAGTGAAGAGCTGCCAGAGTACATGAAGATATGCTATAATTCTCTCTACAACACTGCAGAGGAATTGGCtaataaaattcagaaactCGAGGGATGGGATTGTATGCCATATATTGGAAAAGCT TGGGCAGATCTATTCAAAGCTTTCTTAAGAGAAGCAGAGTGGCATTACAGTGGTTATAAACCAAGGCTTGAAGAGTACCTTAACAACGGTTGGATATCAGTGTCAGGGCATGTTATATTGGTACATGTGTTCTTGTTATCAGATCGACGAGGAAAAACAAAGGAAGGATTGCAACACCTGATGAACTATCCAAATCTCATCAAGTCTTCCTCCATGATCTTTAGACTTGGCAATGATATAGCAACATCGGCG GCAGAGTTAGCAAGAGGTGATACTCCAACATCCATGCACTGCTATATGAGCGAGTACAACACGACTGAAGACCAAGCACGTAGAGAAATATGGAATCTAATTAGTAAATCATGGAAAGATCTCAATGAAGGGCTTAGTGATTGCAGTCCACTATCACTGTTCTTTGGTAAGACGGCCATGAATCTTGCAAGGGTGATGCATTGTGTATATCAGCATGGTGATAGCCATGGGGCTCCAGATCAGGACAAGGAGAACCAAATCAAATCTCTCTTCTGCGAGCCTATGAAGCTCGAGTAA